One window of uncultured Trichococcus sp. genomic DNA carries:
- a CDS encoding PTS lactose/cellobiose transporter subunit IIA: MAEPKNLDVIMQLIMHGGDAKGNAIEAIEAAKAGDFALANEKISESEKALVEAHHAQTGLLTQEASGDAVELSLLMVHGQDHLMTSIAFKDLAKEIVEIYEKIAK, from the coding sequence ATGGCAGAACCAAAAAACCTAGATGTCATCATGCAGTTGATCATGCATGGGGGCGATGCAAAAGGAAATGCTATTGAAGCGATCGAAGCCGCAAAAGCAGGAGACTTTGCATTAGCGAACGAAAAAATCAGCGAATCGGAAAAAGCATTGGTGGAAGCCCATCATGCGCAGACCGGCCTGTTGACACAAGAAGCATCAGGGGATGCAGTGGAACTGTCCTTATTGATGGTCCATGGCCAAGATCATTTGATGACGTCCATCGCATTCAAAGATTTGGCGAAAGAAATCGTCGAAATCTATGAGAAAATCGCAAAATAG
- a CDS encoding PTS sugar transporter subunit IIB, translating into MADKTIMLVCAAGMSTSLLVSKMQKAAAAQGLDAEIFAVSASEADAHLAKKKIDVLMLGPQVKYMKKQFEDKVAGTDTKMDVINMQDYGMMNGEKVLKTALTLMGE; encoded by the coding sequence ATGGCAGATAAAACAATCATGTTAGTATGTGCAGCTGGAATGAGCACCAGCTTACTTGTATCAAAAATGCAAAAAGCGGCGGCAGCGCAAGGATTGGACGCTGAAATTTTCGCAGTATCCGCTTCGGAAGCAGATGCACACTTGGCTAAGAAAAAAATTGATGTCCTGATGTTGGGGCCTCAAGTTAAATACATGAAAAAACAATTCGAAGACAAGGTTGCCGGCACGGACACAAAAATGGATGTCATCAACATGCAGGACTACGGCATGATGAACGGCGAAAAAGTATTGAAAACAGCTTTAACTTTAATGGGCGAATAA
- a CDS encoding glycoside hydrolase family 1 protein, which translates to MQHKKLKDFPEGFLWGSASAAYQVEGAWDEDGKGASVWDTFVRIPGKTFKGTNGDVAVDHYHRFKEDVALMAEQGLKAYRFSIAWSRIFPHNMQEMNEKGLQFYDDLIDELLANQIEPVVTLYHWDIPQYLQDEYLGWESRQIIEDFTTYAETVFRRYGDRVKYWVSLNEQNVFISHGYMMATHPPAVKDPKRMYQANHHANVANAAAINKYRSLGLDGQIGPSFAYSPGYPIDARPENVLAAENFDELNAYFWMDVYAKGEYPSVIWNWLEENDLLPETLPEDFEVLKAGKPDFMGVNYYQTSTVAENPLDGVGIGTPNYSGEKGSTERGGIPGVFKEVMNPFVEKTNWDWDIDPVGLRIALRRINSRYGLPILITENGLGEYDKLEEGQIHDQYRIDYLNDHAKAVQEAITDGVKVLGYCTWSYTDLLSWLNGYQKRYGFVYVDRDEDSPKELKRYKKASYYWYKEVIEQNGKNLK; encoded by the coding sequence ATGCAACACAAAAAACTGAAGGATTTTCCGGAAGGCTTCTTATGGGGTTCTGCCTCGGCCGCCTATCAAGTTGAAGGGGCTTGGGATGAAGATGGGAAAGGCGCATCTGTTTGGGACACCTTTGTCAGGATTCCGGGCAAGACGTTTAAGGGAACTAACGGTGACGTAGCGGTTGATCACTACCACCGATTCAAAGAAGATGTCGCGCTGATGGCTGAACAGGGGCTGAAGGCTTATCGTTTTTCGATCGCTTGGAGCCGTATCTTCCCTCACAATATGCAGGAAATGAACGAAAAAGGTCTGCAGTTCTATGATGATCTGATTGATGAATTGCTGGCGAATCAAATTGAACCGGTTGTCACTTTGTATCATTGGGACATCCCGCAATATCTGCAGGATGAATATCTGGGATGGGAATCACGCCAGATAATCGAAGACTTCACCACTTACGCAGAAACGGTGTTCCGCAGATACGGCGACCGGGTAAAATATTGGGTATCCTTGAACGAACAAAATGTTTTCATTTCCCATGGCTACATGATGGCGACGCATCCGCCGGCAGTGAAGGATCCGAAACGGATGTACCAGGCTAATCATCATGCGAACGTAGCGAATGCGGCAGCCATCAACAAATACCGTTCGCTTGGTTTGGATGGGCAGATCGGCCCGAGTTTTGCTTATTCGCCGGGCTACCCGATTGATGCCCGGCCCGAGAATGTTTTGGCGGCCGAGAATTTTGATGAATTGAACGCTTATTTTTGGATGGACGTCTATGCAAAAGGTGAATATCCATCCGTCATCTGGAATTGGTTGGAAGAAAATGATTTGTTGCCTGAAACGTTGCCGGAAGATTTTGAGGTATTGAAAGCAGGGAAACCGGATTTCATGGGCGTGAATTACTATCAGACATCAACGGTTGCCGAGAATCCATTGGATGGCGTCGGCATCGGCACGCCGAATTATTCCGGAGAAAAGGGAAGCACGGAAAGAGGCGGGATTCCAGGCGTTTTCAAAGAAGTGATGAATCCGTTCGTCGAAAAGACCAATTGGGATTGGGATATCGATCCAGTGGGCCTTCGGATTGCCTTGCGTCGGATAAACAGCCGATACGGATTGCCGATACTGATAACCGAAAACGGATTGGGTGAATACGATAAGCTTGAAGAGGGACAGATCCATGACCAGTATCGGATCGATTATCTGAACGACCATGCCAAAGCGGTGCAGGAAGCCATCACAGATGGGGTGAAAGTGCTCGGATACTGCACGTGGAGCTATACCGATCTTTTGAGTTGGCTGAATGGGTATCAAAAGCGGTATGGATTTGTTTATGTGGACCGCGATGAAGACAGTCCGAAAGAATTGAAACGATACAAAAAGGCCAGTTATTACTGGTACAAAGAGGTCATAGAACAAAACGGCAAAAATCTGAAGTAG
- a CDS encoding glycoside hydrolase family 1 protein yields MYHKKLKPFKEDFLWGSATSAYQVEGAWDEDGKGPSVQDVKEIVPDTSDFKVATDHYHHMQEDIALLAEMGFKTYRFSISWSRVIPDGDGEVNPKGLQFYSDLVDECLKYGIEPLVTVYHFDLPQGLAEKGGWENRATIDAFVRYCDVLFDNLGDRVKLWLTINEQNMMILHGAAVGTGESTLKSLYQQNHHMLVAQAMVMNNCHEKLPHVKIGPAPNISAVYPKSNNPADVQAADLYTAIRNWLYLDIAVYGVYNHQVWAYLEENDALPDMESGDLEILKSAECDFIAFNYYNSSTVQAYPAGTERKAGKKDQQLSDSQEGFFAGSDNEHLPYTEFGWQIDPTGFRTTINQIYSRYRKPLIVTENGLGGIDKLEDGKVHDNYRIDYLRNHIEQMNLAVTDGADVFGYCTWSAIDLISTHQGFRKRYGFVYVNREDFDLKDLKRYRKDSFYWYKGVIASNGEKLEG; encoded by the coding sequence ATGTATCATAAGAAATTGAAACCGTTTAAAGAAGATTTTTTATGGGGGTCCGCAACCAGCGCATATCAAGTTGAAGGCGCTTGGGACGAAGACGGTAAAGGCCCATCAGTTCAGGATGTGAAGGAAATCGTTCCCGACACTTCCGACTTTAAAGTAGCTACTGACCATTACCACCACATGCAGGAAGACATTGCGTTATTGGCTGAGATGGGATTCAAAACCTATCGCTTCTCGATTTCATGGTCGCGGGTCATTCCGGACGGTGACGGAGAAGTCAATCCGAAAGGTCTTCAGTTCTACAGCGACTTGGTGGATGAATGCCTGAAATACGGTATCGAACCATTAGTGACGGTCTACCACTTTGACTTGCCGCAAGGGCTTGCTGAAAAAGGTGGCTGGGAAAACCGCGCCACAATCGATGCTTTTGTCCGCTACTGCGATGTGCTCTTCGATAACCTAGGGGACCGCGTCAAACTATGGCTGACGATCAATGAACAGAACATGATGATTCTTCACGGCGCTGCAGTCGGTACTGGGGAAAGCACCTTGAAATCCTTGTACCAACAAAACCACCACATGCTTGTCGCACAGGCGATGGTGATGAACAACTGCCACGAAAAATTACCGCATGTGAAAATCGGACCGGCACCGAATATTTCGGCCGTCTATCCGAAATCGAACAACCCAGCGGATGTCCAAGCAGCCGATTTGTATACAGCAATCCGTAACTGGCTTTATCTTGATATCGCCGTATATGGTGTATACAATCACCAAGTGTGGGCTTACCTGGAGGAAAATGATGCCTTGCCTGATATGGAATCGGGTGACTTGGAGATACTGAAATCCGCGGAATGTGATTTCATCGCCTTCAATTACTACAACAGCTCGACTGTTCAAGCCTATCCGGCCGGAACGGAACGCAAAGCAGGCAAAAAAGACCAGCAATTATCAGATAGCCAAGAAGGATTCTTTGCAGGATCCGACAATGAGCATCTTCCTTATACAGAATTCGGTTGGCAGATCGACCCCACCGGATTCCGCACGACGATTAACCAAATTTACTCTCGTTATCGTAAACCCCTGATCGTTACTGAAAACGGTTTAGGCGGTATTGATAAGCTGGAAGACGGGAAGGTCCATGATAATTATCGGATCGACTATCTCCGCAACCATATCGAACAGATGAACCTGGCTGTTACGGATGGAGCAGATGTGTTCGGCTACTGCACCTGGAGTGCAATCGACCTTATCAGCACCCACCAAGGGTTCCGCAAGCGTTATGGCTTTGTTTACGTCAACCGGGAAGACTTCGATCTGAAAGATCTGAAGAGATACCGGAAAGATAGTTTCTATTGGTACAAAGGAGTGATCGCGTCAAACGGGGAGAAACTGGAAGGTTAG
- a CDS encoding PTS sugar transporter subunit IIB, translating into MADKTIMLVCAAGMSTSLLVSKMQKAAAAQGLDAEIFAVSASEADAHLAKKKIDVLMLGPQVKYMKKQFEDKVAGTDTKMDVINMQDYGMMNGEKVLKTALTLMGE; encoded by the coding sequence ATGGCAGACAAAACAATCATGTTAGTATGTGCAGCTGGAATGAGCACGAGCTTGCTTGTATCAAAAATGCAAAAGGCGGCGGCAGCGCAAGGATTGGACGCTGAAATTTTCGCAGTGTCCGCTTCAGAAGCAGATGCACACTTGGCTAAGAAAAAAATCGATGTCCTGATGTTGGGACCTCAAGTTAAATACATGAAGAAACAATTCGAAGATAAAGTTGCCGGAACGGATACAAAAATGGATGTCATCAACATGCAGGACTACGGCATGATGAACGGCGAAAAAGTATTGAAGACAGCTCTTACTTTAATGGGCGAATAA
- a CDS encoding PTS sugar transporter subunit IIC — translation MDKFLDTLQEKLGPIAYKLNENRYLSAIKSGFFGAMSLLIIGSIFLLFANLPIPGYADFMAGIFGANWTQFFMVPYNMTMNIMTLFVMIGISQDLSKHYGLDDLAGIIYGIVGFLILTPTLLSAENASGIPMGNLSASGLFLGMMSAVFAVEIIRWVLARGWKLSMPDSVPSNVAKSFDALIPGLFVILIFNILRMVFALTPYETAQSFIFEIIQAPLTSLGATLPATVLVLILETLLFSFGLHGPNILGAVMQPIWLTLTAENADAYAAGLELPNIVNYQFYANFIKIGGAGSTLGLALLCLFAARSTQFKTLGKLAIGPGLFNINEPLIFGMPIVLNPILMIPFILTPVILAILTYFVMSIGLVPLTNGVNIPWTTPPVFSGFLISGWRGAVWQIIETFISAAVFYPFFKIEDNKAYNVEIGELEADASGNVVA, via the coding sequence ATGGATAAATTCTTAGATACATTACAAGAAAAATTAGGACCAATTGCTTACAAATTAAACGAAAACCGTTACCTTTCAGCAATCAAGAGCGGGTTCTTCGGAGCAATGTCCCTATTGATCATCGGATCGATTTTCCTATTGTTCGCAAACTTACCGATTCCGGGTTATGCAGACTTCATGGCAGGTATCTTCGGTGCCAACTGGACGCAATTCTTCATGGTGCCTTACAACATGACAATGAACATCATGACCTTATTCGTTATGATCGGGATTTCCCAAGACTTGTCAAAACACTACGGCTTGGATGATCTGGCAGGAATCATCTACGGTATCGTTGGGTTCCTTATCTTGACTCCAACATTATTGAGTGCTGAAAACGCATCAGGAATCCCAATGGGTAACTTGAGTGCCAGCGGTTTGTTCCTAGGTATGATGAGTGCTGTTTTCGCAGTCGAAATCATCCGTTGGGTATTGGCTCGCGGCTGGAAATTAAGCATGCCTGATTCCGTACCATCAAACGTTGCAAAATCATTTGACGCATTGATCCCTGGATTGTTCGTCATCCTGATCTTCAACATCTTGCGCATGGTATTCGCTTTGACACCATACGAAACAGCTCAATCATTCATCTTCGAAATCATCCAAGCACCACTGACTAGCTTAGGTGCAACATTACCGGCAACTGTTTTGGTACTGATTTTGGAAACACTTTTGTTCTCATTTGGTCTTCACGGTCCAAATATCTTGGGTGCTGTAATGCAACCAATCTGGTTGACGCTGACTGCAGAAAATGCAGATGCTTATGCTGCCGGTTTGGAATTACCGAATATCGTCAACTACCAATTCTATGCAAACTTCATCAAAATCGGTGGTGCCGGTTCAACGTTAGGTTTGGCATTGCTTTGCTTATTCGCAGCAAGATCTACTCAATTCAAAACACTTGGAAAATTAGCAATCGGACCTGGATTGTTCAACATCAATGAACCGTTGATCTTCGGTATGCCAATCGTATTGAACCCAATCTTGATGATTCCGTTCATCTTGACTCCGGTAATCTTGGCTATCCTGACTTACTTCGTGATGAGCATTGGTCTGGTTCCTCTTACAAACGGGGTAAACATTCCTTGGACAACGCCTCCAGTATTCTCTGGTTTCTTGATCAGCGGATGGAGAGGTGCTGTATGGCAAATCATTGAAACATTCATCAGTGCTGCAGTCTTCTATCCATTCTTCAAAATCGAAGACAACAAGGCATACAATGTTGAAATCGGTGAACTTGAAGCTGATGCTTCAGGCAACGTAGTAGCATAA
- a CDS encoding PTS lactose/cellobiose transporter subunit IIA, with protein MAEPKNLDVIMQLIMHGGDAKGNAIEAIEAAKAGDFALANEKMTESEKALVEAHHAQTGLLTQEASGDAVELSLLMVHGQDHLMTSIAFKDLAKEIVEIYEKISK; from the coding sequence ATGGCAGAACCAAAAAACCTGGATGTCATCATGCAGTTGATCATGCATGGGGGCGATGCAAAAGGAAATGCGATTGAAGCGATCGAAGCCGCAAAAGCAGGAGACTTTGCATTAGCGAACGAAAAAATGACAGAATCGGAAAAAGCATTGGTGGAAGCCCACCATGCGCAGACCGGCCTGTTGACACAAGAAGCATCAGGGGATGCAGTGGAACTGTCGTTATTGATGGTGCACGGACAAGATCATTTGATGACGTCCATCGCATTCAAAGACTTGGCGAAAGAAATCGTCGAAATCTACGAAAAAATCAGTAAATAA